In one Misgurnus anguillicaudatus chromosome 1, ASM2758022v2, whole genome shotgun sequence genomic region, the following are encoded:
- the il17ra1a gene encoding interleukin 17 receptor A1a — translation MSFLYLRGVVFFTLIPVMLNMRVMDDGLSLNCTQEEVECRPDINNCMYDGWLKPSDFTPSGPDDLRVGVNVRTNMKGELEPVIVAEWKAKDDGSIRFLTGTEFNVLRLSTNEHLCVHYNFLHTFKSMRNSYDEKWSFSVDKVVVDPDSTYLVTVSNLPKPNIQHTSYNMNKTVVVPGCDDPLMRQTKICFERGDTWQPNITMVKTNGSNGKPDLFVTFNPGENAEKYNVFVKCSRDSQMKTLYNERKTFLNVTYDLDNWPKTCCDFNVQIQPFFRKCANDCRRKNRSFNICAEPPRIITETDSALWIIPVAICLLVFCIGCCAVYLRFRKPKKGPEKPPNIHPHPEVPVPPGSRSVLIFYSRDHPLYTDIVLKLCAFLRAKCGIEVVLDLLDTTWVGTIGRLQWIEQQKRRIEQSSGKILVLCSRGMQAKWGAICGEPRILLREDAQSPIGDMLTLALQLITPDMQYPASYGKYLVAYFDDVCNECDVPSMFDIAVKYKLMKHFEELYFHILDVEKYQQGIMHCIKGISKDDYFKCPSGKALRDAIETFQAYQMENPDWFEKEQVNSEEDVRGEYSPLLDDIQTGVQPIYELKPVYNDGLPIFVNEVEVHQETQSVCAVIPHIYETPEESPVRIINPVIRAEHSQVISNYPEVEPPLEVPIVGMLPVGPESYPYLLAEGVPVEPANLPSESGWNEMYPIGEQSDSFQAASIEGQDHSSFSQPSEQAVQQLVDLFNTLWTPCGVTAPPPSMEDSFHLNQEMDLSQPVEVEENEMDGASQTRPSEGSDQGYSSRSIVTPHYYLK, via the exons ATGAGTTTCTTGTACCTGAGGGGTGTCGTGTTCTTCACCTTGATACCTGTAATGCTCAACATGCGAGTTATGGATGATGGACTTTCACTCAATTGTACACAAGAG GAAGTAGAATGTAGACCTGACATCA ATAACTGCATGTATGATGGATGGCTCAAGCCTTCAGATTTCACTCCCAGTGGTCCTGATGATTTAAGAGTGGGTGTTAATGTAAGGACTAATATGAAAGGTGAACTGGAGCCAGTGATTGTGGCAGAATGGAAAGCAAAGGATGATG ggaGCATAAGATTTTTAACAGGAACTGAGTTCAATGTGTTGAGGTTGTCTACCAATGAGCACCTGTGTGTCCATTACAATTTTCTTCATACTTTTAAGTCCATGAGAAATTCTTATGATGAAAAG tggTCTTTCTCTGTGGATAAAGTTGTGGTAGATCCAGACAGTACATACCTCGTGACTGTCTCCAACCTTCCTAAACCAAATATACAACACACCAGTTACAACATGAACAAAACGGTTGTTGTTCCAG GTTGCGACGATCCTTTGATGCGCCAGACTAAAATTTGTTTTGAGAGAG GGGATACTTGGCAACCCAACATAACCATGGTGAAGACCAACGGTTCGAATGGCAAGCCTGATCTGTTTGTTACATTTAATCCTGGAGAGAATGCAGAAAAATACAACGTTTTTGTAAAGTGCAGCCGTGACAGCCAGATGAAGACTCTTTATAAT GAGAGGAAGACTTTTTTGAATGTGACATATGACCTGGATAACTGGCCAAAAACATGCTGTGACTTTAATGTTCAG ATCCAGCCGTTTTTCAGAAAGTGTGCCAATGACTGTCGTCGAAAAAATCGGAGTTTTAACATATGTGCTG AACCACCACGAATCATCACCGAAACCGATTCAGCACTGTGGATCATTCCTGTTGCTATATGCCTTCTAGTTTTTTGCATCGGTTGCTGTGCCGTTTATTTACGCTTTAGGAAACCAAAGAAAG GTCCTGAAAAGCCACCAAATATTCATCCACATCCTGAAGTGCCTGTTCCACCTGGCTCACGATCCGTATTGATCTTCTACTCCCGGGATCATCCTTTATACACAGACATAGTGCTGAAACTTTGTGCCTTCCTACGGGCCAAATGCGGGATCGAGGTCGTGCTAGATCTGCTCGACACAACTTGGGTGGGCACTATCGGTCGGCTGCAATGGATCGAGCAACAGAAGCGTCGCATCGAGCAATCCTCCGGCAAGATCTTGGTTTTGTGCTCCCGAGGGATGCAGGCCAAGTGGGGCGCGATCTGCGGCGAGCCTCGGATCCTCTTACGGGAGGATGCGCAATCCCCGATTGGAGACATGCTGACCTTGGCACTTCAACTGATCACACCTGATATGCAATATCCCGCTTCCTACGGGAAGTATTTGGTGGCGTATTTCGACGACGTTTGCAACGAATGCGACGTGCCGTCTATGTTTGACATTGCGGTCAAGTACAAGCTGATGAAGCATTTCGAAGAGCTCTACTTCCATATTCTCGATGTGGAGAAATATCAGCAAGGGATAATGCATTGCATTAAGGGAATCAGCAAAGATGACTACTTCAAATGCCCGTCAGGAAAGGCCTTGAGGGATGCCATAGAAACCTTCCAGGCCTATCAAATGGAAAATCCGGATTGGTTTGAGAAGGAGCAGGTGAACAGCGAAGAGGATGTAAGAGGAGAATACAGTCCGCTTCTCGACGACATCCAAACTGGCGTGCAGCCGATCTACGAGTTGAAGCCTGTGTATAATGACGGTCTTCCGATCTTCGTGAACGAGGTGGAAGTTCACCAGGAGACCCAGAGCGTTTGTGCCGTAATTCCTCATATTTACGAGACCCCTGAGGAGTCCCCCGTCAGGATCATTAATCCCGTCATCCGTGCAGAACACAGCCAAGTGATTTCCAATTATCCAGAAGTGGAACCTCCTCTTGAAGTACCTATAGTTGGTATGCTCCCCGTTGGTCCTGAAAGTTACCCGTATCTCCTTGCTGAAGGTGTACCAGTGGAACCAGCGAATTTACCTTCGGAGTCAGGATGGAATGAAATGTATCCAATAGGGGAACAATCGGACAGCTTTCAGGCAGCGAGCATCGAAGGTCAGGACCACTCGTCCTTTTCGCAGCCTTCTGAACAAGCTGTTCAGCAACTGGTGGACTTATTTAACACTTTATGGACTCCTTGTGGAGTCACAGCACCTCCACCATCAATGGAAGATAGTTTCCATCTTAACCAGGAGATGGACCTATCCCAGCCAGTGGAGGTGGAGGAAAATGAAATGGATGGAGCATCCCAGACCAGACCATCAGAAGGGTCCGATCAGGGCTATAGTTCCAGATCTATAGTGACACCACATTATTATCTGAAATGA